One window from the genome of Kluyveromyces marxianus DMKU3-1042 DNA, complete genome, chromosome 3 encodes:
- the VPS1 gene encoding dynamin-like GTPase VPS1: MDERLISTINKLQDALAPLGGGSQTPIDLPQITVVGSQSSGKSSVLENIVGRDFLPRGTGIVTRRPLILQLINRRVKKETKSATEDLLDLKNSEAHGGQSEDNAEEWGEFGHLPGKKFYNFNEIRNEIVSETEKSTGKNAGISAVPITLRVYSPHVLTLTLVDLPGLTKVPVGDQPADIERQIKDMLLTYIKKPNAIILAVNPANADLANSDGLKLAREVDPDGSRTIGVLTKVDLMDEGTDVIDILAGRVIPLKFGYIPVINRGQRDIEQNKTIRAALEDEKKFFENHPSYSARAMYCGTPYLTKKLNSILLHHIRQTLPDIKHKIEVTLKKYQTELLNLGPESLSSASSIVLSMITDFSKEYTGILDGEAKELTSKELSGGARVSFVFHEIFKNGVYALDPFDQIKDSDIRTIMYNCSGSAPSLFVGTEAFEVLVKKQISRFEQPSLRLVTLVFDELVRILKQIINQPKYSRYPSLRDAISNNFIQFLKEAVIPTNEFVIDVIKSEQTYINTAHPDLLKGSQAMAMVEERLHPRQVDPKTGKPIPTQPTKPEETRPSGFFGGFFSSKSKTRASVLENPPNVLEATGQMTEREKQETEVIKLLIDSYFNIVKKTVADFIPKAVMLKLIVKSKNDIQKILLEKLYSGENLEELTKESDLTTQRRKECQKMVNILSHASEIVSSV; the protein is encoded by the coding sequence ATGGATGAACGTTTGATTTCTACTATTAACAAGTTGCAGGATGCATTGGCACCATTAGGTGGTGGGTCTCAGACACCAATTGATTTGCCACAGATCACTGTTGTTGGTTCTCAGAGTTCTGGTAAGAGTTCTGTTTTGGAGAACATCGTTGGGAGGGACTTTTTGCCTCGTGGTACTGGTATTGTGACAAGAAGACCGTTGATTTTGCAGTTGATTAATCGCCgggtgaagaaggaaacGAAGTCAGCTACGGAGGatcttttggatttgaAGAACAGTGAAGCACATGGTGGTCAGAGTGAGGATAATGCGGAGGAATGGGGTGAATTTGGACATTTACCGGGCAAGAAATTCTACAATTTCAACGAGATTCGGAATGAGATTGTTTCAGAGACCGAGAAGAGTACTGGTAAGAACGCAGGGATATCTGCCGTGCCAATTACGCTTAGAGTTTACTCACCACATGTTTTGACTTTGACTTTGGTTGATTTGCCTGGTTTGACCAAGGTTCCTGTTGGTGATCAGCCAGCGGACATTGAGAGACAGATCAAGGATATGCTTTTGACCTACATCAAGAAGCCAAATGCGATTATCTTGGCTGTGAATCCTGCCAATGCGGATTTGGCCAACAGTGATGGTTTGAAGTTGGCCAGGGAAGTTGATCCAGATGGATCTAGAACGATTGGTGTCTTGACCAAGGTTGATTTGATGGACGAGGGTACAGATGTTATTGACATTTTGGCCGGGAGAGTCATTCCATTGAAGTTTGGTTACATTCCGGTTATCAATAGAGGTCAAAGAGACATTGAGCAAAACAAGACTATCAGAGCTGCtttagaagatgaaaagaagttctttgaaaacCACCCCTCTTATAGTGCAAGGGCTATGTACTGTGGTACCCCATACTTGaccaagaagttgaactCCATTCTATTACACCACATCAGACAAACTTTACCGGACATCAAGCACAAGATTGAGGTcactttgaagaaatacCAAACTGAGTTGTTGAATTTGGGTCCAGAGTCTCTATCTTCCGCTAGTTCTATCGTTTTAAGCATGATTACAGATTTCTCAAAGGAGTATACAGGTATACTAGATGGTGAAGCTAAGGAACTTACAAGTAAGGAACTATCTGGTGGTGCCAGAGTCTCTTTCGTCTTCCACgaaattttcaaaaacgGTGTGTATGCGCTAGATCCATTCGACCAAATCAAGGATTCTGATATCAGAACAATCATGTACAATTGTTCTGGTTCTGCTCCTTCTCTATTCGTTGGTACTGAAGCTTTCGAAGTGTTGGTCAAGAAGCAAATTAGTAGATTCGAGCAACCTTCTCTACGTCTAGTCACTCTAGTGTTTGACGAATTGGTTCGTATTCTAAAACAAATCATCAACCAACCAAAATACAGCAGATACCCAAGTCTAAGAGACGCAATCTCTAACaacttcatccaattcctGAAGGAAGCAGTCATTCCTACTAACGAATTCGTTATAGACGTAATCAAATCTGAACAAACATACATTAACACTGCTCACCCAGACCTTTTGAAGGGTTCCCAAGCCATGGCCATGGTTGAAGAGAGATTGCACCCACGCCAAGTGGATCCAAAGACTGGTAAGCCAATTCCAACTCAGCCTAcaaaaccagaagaaactaGACCATCTGGCTTCTTCGGtggtttcttctcttcaaagaGTAAGACTAGAGCATCTGTTTTGGAAAACCCACCAAATGTCCTAGAAGCTACTGGTCAAATGActgaaagagaaaagcaAGAAACCGAAGTCATTAAGTTGCTCATCGACAGTTACTTCAACATTGTCAAGAAAACTGTCGCAGATTTCATTCCAAAGGCTGTTATGCTTAAGTTGATTGTCAAGAGTAAAAAcgatattcaaaagattttACTCGAAAAGCTATACAGTGGTGAAAACCTTGAAGAATTGACAAAGGAAAGTGACTTGACTactcaaagaagaaaagaatgtcAAAAGATGGTTAACATCTTGTCGCATGCTAGTGAGATCGTGTCTTCAGTTTAA
- the ADE13 gene encoding adenylosuccinase ADE13, giving the protein MSEYDKYTTPLSSRYASEEMSSIFSLRNRFSTWRKLWLNLAIAEKELGLDVISDEAIEQMKAHLTITDEEIAAASKQEAIVRHDVMAHVHTFGETCPDAAGIIHLGATSCFVTDNADLIFLRDAYDILIPKLVNVINRLAKFAMEYKDLPVLGWTHFQPAQLTTLGKRVTLWIQELLWDLRNFERARNDIGLRGVKGTTGTQASFLALFHGNHEKVEALDKRVTELLGFSTVYPVTGQTYSRKIDIDVLAPLSSFAATAHKMATDIRLLANLKELEEPFEKSQIGSSAMAYKRNPMRCERVCSLARHLGSLFSDAVQTASVQWFERTLDDSAIRRISLPSAFLTADILLSTLLNISSGLVVYPKVIERRIMGELPFMATENIIMAMVEHGASRQEVHEAIRVLSHQAAAVVKEQGGDNDLIERVKKDKFFEPIWNELDSLLEPSTFVGRAPQQVEKFVANDVQTALAPFQQYITDAEVKLNV; this is encoded by the coding sequence ATGTCAGAATACGACAAGTACACTACACCTCTATCATCTCGTTATGCTTCTGAAGAAATGTCTTCCATTTTCTCCTTGAGAAACAGATTTTCTACTTGGAGAAAGCTTTGGTTAAACTTGGCTATTGCTGAAAAGGAATTAGGTCTTGATGTTATTAGTGACGAGGCTATCGAGCAAATGAAGGCTCATTTGACCATTaccgatgaagaaattgcaGCTGCTTCCAAACAAGAAGCTATTGTCAGACATGATGTTATGGCTCATGTCCATACTTTCGGTGAAACCTGTCCTGATGCTGCTGGTATTATTCACTTGGGTGCAACTTCCTGTTTCGTTACCGATAACGCAGATTTGATCTTCTTAAGAGATGCGTATGATATTTTAATTCCAAAGTTGGTCAATGTTATCAACAGATTGGCTAAATTTGCTATGGAATACAAAGACTTGCCAGTTTTGGGATGGACTCATTTCCAACCTGCTCAATTGACAACATTAGGTAAGAGAGTTACACTTTGGATCCAAGAATTACTATGGGATCTAAGAAACTTTGAAAGAGCTAGAAATGACATTGGTTTACGTGGTGTTAAAGGTACAACTGGTACTCAAGCCTCTTTCTTGGCCTTGTTCCACGGAAATCATGAAAAGGTTGAGGCTTTGGACAAGAGGGTTACCGAATTGTTAGGTTTCTCTACTGTTTACCCAGTCACTGGTCAAACATACTCCAGAAAGATTGACATTGATGTTTTGGCACCAttgtcttcttttgcaGCTACTGCTCATAAGATGGCTACTGATATCAGATTACTAGCTAACTTGAAGGAACTAGAAGAACCATTCGAGAAGTCTCAAATTGGTTCCTCTGCTATGGCTTACAAGAGAAACCCAATGCGTTGTGAGCGTGTTTGTTCATTGGCAAGACATTTGGGTTCTTTATTCAGCGATGCTGTGCAAACTGCTTCTGTCCAATGGTTCGAGAGAACCCTAGATGATTCTGCCATCAGAAGAATCTCTTTACCAAGTGCCTTCTTGACTGctgatattcttctttccactTTGCTAAATATCTCTTCCGGCCTTGTTGTGTATCCAAAGGTCAtcgaaagaagaatcatGGGTGAATTGCCATTCATGGCAACTGAGAATATCATCATGGCCATGGTGGAACACGGTGCATCAAGACAAGAAGTTCACGAAGCTATCAGAGTGCTGTCTCATCAAGCAGCTGCCGTCGTTAAGGAACAAGGTGGTGATAATGATTTAATTGAACGTGTCAAGAAAGATAAATTCTTCGAACCTATCTGGAATGAATTGGACTCTCTACTAGAACCATCAACTTTCGTTGGCAGAGCTCCTCAACAAGTGGAAAAGTTTGTTGCTAATGATGTCCAGACAGCCTTGGCCCCATTCCAACAATATATCACCGATGCTGAAGTTAAATTGAACGTCTGA
- the RSC2 gene encoding chromatin structure-remodeling complex subunit RSC2 — MSSKVPLKEIIKPLVNIIYELKEENGLEIHPIFHLLPPRRDYPDYYQIIEHPISLSTVRKRMTQYKNPQEFINDLARVTWNARVYNTKDSDVYHYAVILDKCVRETIIPSLKKDFPNVRYPYLGPLPDEAPLEGVEIEEPEKQQKALPKPKPMAESPSPVSNSTSSKTLPLSSLNETPTKDTLRTGRSLTGLENIPLTRSPGGFRTTEEEYRLAANRKEAENRSSSEDTGTGARKANTLTKIRLSQMSPPIINTSKSSTPTPLANKSHVEKKTHMKRGRPPVIDLPYEQRIKNVLKGMKKEVTPDGKDLIASKFERLPDEEREPQYYSVISDPISLDDIKKKVKQRKYKDFQKFQEDVMLMLNNYRMYHRTQPTELRRAADFETLFNAHCQHELSRPDIDFMTDGELKYPLETVEVNGKSYKIGDWILLRNPNDETKPTVAQIFRLWYTSDGTRWLNCCWYLRPEQTVHRVDRLFYKNEVVKSGQYRDHLVEEIVGKCYVCHFTRFQRGDPDVPIEGPLFVCEYRYNETEKVFNKIRTWKGCLPEEIREIEDPTIPVVGRKFYKYESPIKHLLPPNATVNDPLPQPTEGAVNAPPLVGAVYLRPKLRRDDLGEYSTSDDCPRYIIRPGDPPPPGKYDDETGTVITNQHPGTTVPRGPHRLSSLTRNMQQTPITTRQSRPTQYYPPPVTKGQHPSPPLPLPPHQQMMQKHQQQQQQQLQQHLMLQSQQAGNQVQVKSSGSGSGFAEGSKPIPYRSTAIINDLISQMKAPGAPNANVSVDAPAAAILPIPLTKNIELLQRADYNSQIRRLGKNNVPKRRRAKGEVIWFKGPSVVVSERLINSGTETPLNRWFKKQKVEKSEHEKEGAQATSTEDNEDETEIYPGSFPKGLRPSLEYMAFKLRQQQAQETQVISP; from the coding sequence ATGTCGAGCAAAGTACCTCTTAAGGAGATTATCAAACCGTTGGTAAACATTATCTATGAATTGAAGGAGGAAAATGGTCTTGAGATTCATCCTATCTTTCATCTCTTGCCACCACGTCGCGACTATCCTGATTATTATCAGATAATTGAACATCCAATTAGTTTGAGCACCGTTAGGAAGCGTATGACTCAATATAAGAATCCACAAGAGTTTATAAACGACTTGGCGAGGGTGACATGGAATGCCAGGGTCTATAATACTAAAGACTCAGATGTGTATCATTACGCAGTGATATTGGATAAGTGTGTTAGAGAGACCATCATACCAAgcttgaagaaagatttcCCCAATGTGAGATATCCATATTTGGGACCATTACCAGATGAAGCTCCTCTCGAAGGCGTTGAAATTGAGGAACCAGAGAAGCAACAGAAAGCGCTACCTAAACCTAAACCAATGGCGGAAAGCCCTTCGCCTGTATCTAATagtacttcttcaaagacaCTGCCATTGAGTAGCCTGAATGAGACTCCTACAAAGGATACATTGAGGACTGGAAGATCGTTAACGGGGCTCGAAAATATTCCTTTGACACGTTCCCCTGGCGGATTCCGTACtactgaagaagaatacagACTAGCTGCTAATAGGAAAGAGGCTGAAAATAGAAGTAGCAGTGAAGATACTGGAACTGGTGCTAGGAAGGCGAACACGCTCACTAAGATTCGTTTGTCACAAATGTCCCCTCCCATCATCAACACATCGAAATCTTCTACTCCAACCCCACTTGCAAACAAGTCCCATgtggagaagaagacacaTATGAAGCGTGGTAGACCTCCGGTCATCGACTTACCTTATGAGCAACGTATCAAAAATGTATTGAAAGGGATGAAAAAAGAGGTGACCCCTGATGGAAAGGACCTCATAGCATCAAAGTTTGAGAGATTGCCCGATGAGGAACGTGAACCTCAATACTACAGTGTTATATCGGATCCTATCTCTCTAGATGATAttaagaaaaaagtgaaGCAAAGGAAATACAAGGATTTCCAGAAATTCCAAGAGGATGTCATGTTAATGTTGAATAATTACAGGATGTATCATAGAACTCAACCTACGGAGCTAAGAAGAGCAGCCGACTTCGAAACTTTGTTCAATGCCCACTGCCAACACGAATTATCAAGACCAGATATCGATTTCATGACCGATGGTGAATTGAAGTACCCATTAGAAACCGTTGAAGTCAATGGCAAATCATATAAAATCGGTGATTGGATTTTACTCCGTAATCCAAATGATGAAACTAAACCAACAGTAGCACAAATATTTAGGCTTTGGTACACGTCTGATGGAACCCGTTGGTTaaattgttgttggtatTTGAGACCAGAACAGACGGTGCATCGTGTGGACAGGTTATTCTATAAGAATGAAGTCGTAAAATCAGGTCAGTACAGAGATCATTTGGTTGAAGAAATCGTCGGAAAGTGTTATGTGTGTCACTTTACCAGATTTCAACGTGGAGATCCTGACGTGCCTATTGAGGGACCTCTATTCGTTTGCGAATATCGTTATaatgaaacagaaaaggTGTTTAATAAGATTAGAACTTGGAAAGGTTGTttaccagaagaaattcGTGAAATAGAAGATCCTACCATTCCTGTTGTTGGAAGAAAGTTCTATAAATACGAATCGCCAATTAAACATTTGTTACCACCAAATGCAACAGTGAATGACCCATTACCTCAACCCACAGAAGGTGCAGTGAATGCTCCACCATTGGTGGGTGCAGTTTATTTACGTCCTAAATTGAGAAGAGATGACCTTGGTGAGTATTCGACATCAGATGATTGCCCCAGATACATAATCAGACCTGGTGacccaccaccaccaggTAAATATGATGACGAAACTGGTACTGTTATTACAAACCAACACCCAGGCACGACAGTACCAAGAGGACCACACCGTTTATCTTCTCTAACAAGAAATATGCAGCAAACACCCATTACTACTCGCCAGTCCAGACCCACTCAATATTACCCTCCACCAGTTACAAAAGGCCAACATCCTAGTCCACCATTACCACTACCACCTCATCAGCAAATGATGCAAAAgcaccaacagcaacagcagcagcaattACAGCAACATTTAATGTTGCAATCTCAGCAAGCAGGGAACCAGGTTCAAGTGAAAAGTTCTGGATCTGGATCTGGATTTGCTGAGGGCTCGAAACCAATACCATATCGTTCGACAGCTATCATCAATGATCTCATCTCGCAGATGAAGGCACCGGGTGCACCAAATGCAAATGTGTCTGTAGATGCACCAGCAGCTGCTATATTGCCTATACCATTGACTAAAAATATCGAATTGTTACAAAGAGCAGACTATAACAGCCAAATACGAAGATTAGGGAAAAATAACGTGcctaaaagaagaagagctaAAGGTGAGGTTATATGGTTCAAAGGACCCAGTGTCGTTGTATCAGAAAGACTAATAAACTCTGGAACTGAGACTCCACTGAATAGATGGTTTAAGAAGCAAAAGGTTGAAAAGTCTGAGCACGAAAAGGAAGGTGCACAAGCTACAAGTACCGAAGACAATGAAGACGAAACTGAGATTTATCCAGGATCCTTCCCTAAGGGATTAAGACCCAGCTTGGAATACATGGCATTCAAGCTACGCCAACAACAAGCACAAGAAACTCAGGTCATCTCTCCATAG
- the MUP1 gene encoding Mup1p codes for MSGTRSFLSQLNVFNKENYKFTSEVKNQEGSESGVSNYDDSGSVENGEHFDVELDKGSKKLGLISCIGLICNRMLGTGIFAVSSTIYSLCGSVGLALIMWAVGAIIALAGLYVYMEFGTAIPRNGGEKNYLERIFPAPKFFITCMYGAYIFFLGWAAGNSVNTAVMFLTAGNAKVTDWNQRGLGVAVVGFAFIVNSVNVKLGLYIQNLLGIFKIAIVLFITVTGWVALGGGLKDGYKTNNFHNAFEGTGGATAYGIVNALYNVIWSFVGYSNVNYALGEVKNPVRTLKIAGPTSLIFLAIVYIFVNIAYFAVVPKETFKTSKLILVADFFDIAFKNEHAKTAACVFVGLSALGNVMSVIFSQGRIIQQLGREGVLPFSSFFASSKPFDSPAVGLFQHFIVCLVTIIAPPAGDAYNFVLNLISYPMNIINFVISAGLLWIHWERKQGRTVWEPPIKAGIPVIVFFALANLYLIIAPYVPPSDGESVYEHLPYYIHCVVAWGVFGIGAVYWLVWAKILPKIGKYELVNEEVIGEDGFWRQKIIKKPLSDTEVIEENINLEKSSSSSGYDKQLTSQNTISIN; via the coding sequence ATGTCTGGAACTCGATCGTTTCTGTCCCAATTAAATGTGTTTAACAAGGAGAACTACAAGTTCACCAGTGAAGTAAAGAACCAAGAAGGAAGTGAGAGTGGTGTTTCTAATTATGATGACAGTGGCTCTGTAGAGAATGGTGAGCATTTTGATGTCGAACTGGATAAAGGTTCCAAGAAGCTTGGTCTAATATCGTGCATTGGTTTAATTTGCAATCGTATGTTGGGTACAGGTATTTTTGCTGTGTCGTCTACAATCTACAGTTTGTGTGGATCTGTTGGTTTGGCCTTGATCATGTGGGCCGTTGGTGCCATCATTGCATTAGCTGGTCTTTATGTGTATATGGAATTTGGTACCGCTATTCCACGTAATGGTGGTGAAAAGAACTACTTGGAACGTATATTTCCGGCTCCAAAGTTCTTTATTACATGCATGTACGGAGCTTacatctttttcttgggATGGGCTGCCGGTAACTCAGTGAATACCGCTGTCATGTTCCTAACGGCAGGTAATGCTAAGGTGACAGACTGGAACCAGAGAGGTCTtggtgttgctgttgttggttttgCATTTATCGTGAACTCGGTTAACGTCAAGCTAGGGTTATACATTCAGAACTTGTTGGGTATTTTCAAGATTGCCATTGTGTTGTTCATTACAGTTACCGGATGGGTTGCTCTAGGTGGTGGACTAAAGGATGGATACAAGACCAACAACTTCCATAATGCATTCGAAGGTACTGGTGGTGCCACTGCATACGGTATTGTGAACGCTTTGTATAACGTCATTTGGTCGTTTGTTGGATACTCCAACGTTAACTATGCTCTTGGTGAAGTCAAGAACCCTGTCAGAACCTTAAAGATTGCTGGTCCAACgtcattgatatttttggCCATTGTCTACATCTTCGTGAACATTGCATATTTCGCAGTCGTTCCTAAGGAAACATTCAAGACATCTAAGCTAATTCTAGTTGCTgacttctttgatattgCTTTTAAGAATGAACATGCTAAGACAGCTGCTTGTGTGTTTGTTGGTTTGAGTGCGTTGGGTAACGTCATGTCCGTGATTTTCTCCCAAGGTAGAATTATCCAGCAATTGGGTCGTGAAGGTGTGCTACCATTCTCTAGTTTCTTCGCAAGTTCCAAACCTTTCGACTCACCAGCAGTGGGTCTATTCCAGCATTTCATTGTGTGTCTTGTAACTATCATTGCACCACCAGCTGGTGATGCCTATAACTTTGTGTTGAATTTGATTTCATATCCAATGAACATCATCAATTTCGTCATCAGCGCTGGTTTGCTGTGGATTCATTGGGAGCGTAAACAAGGCAGAACTGTGTGGGAACCTCCAATCAAGGCTGGTATCCCAGTTATCGTATTCTTCGCGCTCGCTAACTTATACCTAATCATCGCACCATACGTTCCACCATCTGATGGTGAATCCGTCTACGAGCACTTACCATACTACATCCACTGTGTGGTTGCATGGGGTGTATTCGGTATCGGTGCTGTTTACTGGCTAGTATGGGCCAAGATCTTGCCAAAGATTGGTAAGTATGAGTTGGTAAATGAAGAAGTCATCGGTGAGGATGGCTTCTGGAGACAAAAGATCATCAAGAAGCCCCTAAGCGATACTGAGGTCATTGAGGAAAATATAAACCTTGAAAAGAGTAGTAGTTCAAGTGGCTATGACAAGCAACTAACCTCCCAAAACACCATCTCCATTAATTAA
- the PAP1 gene encoding polynucleotide adenylyltransferase PAP1, which translates to MYKWTVFGEQVNSISSDLAELKVSGCSVTSEPKKKKLESSNENSTGNSDENQTTIIVGKDQEFASSVNENSYTHHHQQQQKQHQQQQQKQQQQHHHHHNQHYQKQSKQHLQQYFVNYNQQGLHYVYFSPTSSPVASPISRRHNSNYNSRRSASTDHIPSLPYGKTTGSLDYLEKARSRSTPDYRSKTFQNTMSQKKIFGVTGPISTEGPTAAENALNDSLIQQLKKEGSFETEEETAKRVVVMETFQKLTQEFVYQVSKKKNMSDGMARDAGGKIFTFGSYRLGVHGPGSDIDALVVAPKHVTREDFFTVFDKLLRERPEVEEIASVPDAFVPIIGIKFSGISIDLLFARLDLPQVPITLTLSDKNLLRNVDEKDLRALNGTRVTDEILELVPNKTSFKIALRAIKIWAKRRAVYANVFGFPGGVAWAMLVARICQLYPNACSAVILSKFFQILSRWKWPQPVLLKPIEDGPLQVRVWNPKIYAQDRSHKMPVITPAYPSMCATHNINESTKKVILSELKRGVEITQKIFSNELSWGDLFKRHNFFFKYKFYLTVMVSTKGTDEQHLKWSGFVESKLRLLIQKLEVLPGINLAHPYIEPYQSSYIYKNEDEYKDIMNNYGTHKTERALKKFTKITEENKDTEESKNANQVHISTMFIGLDINTEESNKIDIHIPCQEFFNLCRSLPEYEDPEIFSLIIKYVKVHDLPDEVYQEGETRPVKSSKKRKPEKSGEKSKRPKSDPSSANSTAEKASEKEDASSNGDKSESNNKQPSSEDITQNNLNDGSNSGSNPKAPASNGISEGAVTSVSQ; encoded by the exons ATGTATAAAT GGACAGTGTTTGGCGAGCAAGTAAATTCCATAAGCTCGGATCTTGCAGAGCTCAAGGTTTCTGGCTGCAGTGTTACTTCtgaaccaaagaagaaaaagctcGAGAGCTCAAACGAGAACTCAACCGGGAACTCAGACGAGAATCAGACAACGATTATAGTTGGGAAAGACCAGGAATTTGCATCTAGTGTTAACGAAAACAGTTAtactcatcatcatcagcagcagcagaagcagcatcagcaacaacagcagaagcagcagcaacaacatcatCACCACCATAATCAGCATTACCAAAAGCAAAGTAAGCAGCATTTACAGCAGTACTTTGTCAATTACAACCAACAAGGACTTCATTACGTGTATTTCTCACCTACAAGTTCGCCAGTAGCTTCTCCAATTTCCAGGAGACACAATAGCAACTATAACAGTAGGAGATCGGCTTCAACAGACCATATTCCATCCTTGCCTTACGGAAAGACAACAGGAAGTTTAGATTACCTAGAAAAAGCTAGAAGCAGAAGTACACCAGACTACAGAAGCAAGACTTTCCAGAATACAATGtcacaaaagaagatatttgGTGTTACGGGTCCTATATCTACGGAAGGACCTACGGCAGCCGAGAATGCGTTGAACGACTCATTGATCCAacagttgaagaaggaagggTCGTTCGAAACAGAGGAAGAGACGGCTAAAAGAGTCGTCGTTATGGAAACATTCCAAAAGCTAACACAAGAATTTGTATATCAAgtatcaaagaagaaaaacatgTCTGACGGTATGGCCCGTGATGCTGGTGGAAAAATCTTTACTTTTGGTTCCTATAGACTAGGGGTTCATGGACCAGGCTCCGATATCGATGCATTAGTTGTTGCGCCGAAACATGTAACTAGAGAAGATTTTTTCACCGTTTTTGATAAGCTTTTAAGAGAAAGACCTGAGGTTGAGGAAATCGCGTCAGTCCCCGATGCATTCGTTCCTATCATTGGTATAAAGTTCAGTGGCATATCTATCGATTTGCTATTCGCAAGACTTGATTTGCCTCAAGTCCCTATCACATTGACTTTGAGCGACAAGAACTTGCTAAGAAATGTGGATGAAAAGGATCTAAGAGCATTGAACGGTACTAGAGTGACAGATGAGATCTTGGAGCTAGTGCCAAACAAGACTTCTTTTAAAATTGCTTTAAGAGCCATAAAAATATGGGCAAAGAGAAGGGCTGTTTACGCAAACGTGTTTGGGTTCCCTGGTGGTGTGGCATGGGCGATGCTAGTAGCTAGAATTTGCCAGTTGTACCCTAACGCTTGCAGTGCGGtaatattatcaaaattcttccaaatcttATCTCGTTGGAAGTGGCCACAGCCAGTCCTACTAAAGCCTATAGAGGATGGGCCTTTACAAGTACGTGTATGGAACCCCAAGATTTACGCCCAAGATAGATCACATAAAATGCCCGTCATTACTCCTGCATATCCCTCTATGTGTGCCACACACAACATTAATGAATCGACCAAGAAAGTTATTCTATCTGAATTGAAGAGAGGTGTAGAGATTACCCAAAAGATATTCAGTAACGAACTCTCTTGGGGTGATTTGTTCAAAAGACataacttcttcttcaaatacaaaTTCTACCTTACCGTTATGGTATCTACCAAGGGCACAGATGAACAACACTTGAAATGGAGTGGTTTTGTTGAGAGTAAGCTCAGGTTgttgattcaaaaactaGAGGTACTACCGGGCATCAACCTAGCCCATCCATACATCGAGCCCTATCAATCAAGCTACATCTACAAGAATGAGGACGAATACAAAGATATTATGAACAACTACGGAACACATAAAACAGAGCGTgcattaaagaaattcaCCAAAATCACTGAAGAGAATAAGGACACAGAAGAATCTAAGAACGCAAACCAAGTTCACATTTCTACTATGTTTATTGGACTTGACATCAACACAGAAGAAAGCAACAAAATCGATATTCATATCCCATGCCAGGAGTTTTTCAACTTGTGTCGGTCGCTACCAGAGTATGAGGATCCCGAGATTTTCTCCTTGATAATCAAGTATGTAAAAGTACACGATTTACCAGATGAAGTCTATCAAGAAGGCGAAACGCGTCCTGTTAAATCGAGCAAAAAGCGGAAACCAGAAAAAAGCGGAGAAAAGAGCAAGAGACCTAAATCGGACCCATCTAGTGCCAATTCTACCGCTGAGAAAGCAtcggaaaaagaagatgcaTCCAGCAATGGTGACAAATCTGAATCGAATAACAAGCAGCCTTCGTCAGAAGACATTACACAAAATAATCTCAACGACGGCTCTAACTCCGGCTCTAATCCTAAAGCTCCTGCTAGTAACGGTATTTCAGAAGGAGCAGTGACTTCAGTAAGCCAATAA